In the genome of Pongo pygmaeus isolate AG05252 chromosome 9, NHGRI_mPonPyg2-v2.0_pri, whole genome shotgun sequence, one region contains:
- the LOC129007679 gene encoding LOW QUALITY PROTEIN: L-lactate dehydrogenase A chain (The sequence of the model RefSeq protein was modified relative to this genomic sequence to represent the inferred CDS: inserted 1 base in 1 codon): MATLKDQLIHNLLKEEQTPQNKITVVGVGAVGMACAISILMKDLADELALVDVIEDKLKGEMMDLQHGSLFLRTPKIVSGKDYNVTANSKLVIITAGARQQEGESRLNLVQRNVNIFKFIIPNVVKYSPNCKLLIVSNPVDILTYVAWKISGFPKNRVIGSGCNLDSARFRYLMGERLGVHPLSCHGWVLGEHGDSSVPVWSGMNVAGVSLKTLHPDLGTDKDKEQWKEVHKQVVESAYEVIKLKGYTSWAIGLSVADLAESIMKNLRRVHPVSTMIKGLYGIKDDVFLSVPCILGQNGISDLVKVTLTSEEEARLKKSADTLWXDPKGAAILKSSDVISFHCLGYNRILVGGCACCPFYLICD; this comes from the exons ATGGCAACTCTCAAGGATCAGCTGATTCATAATCTTCTAAAGGAAGAACAGACCCCCCAGAATAAGATTACAGTTGTTGGGGTTGGTGCTGTTGGCATGGCCTGTGCCATCAGTATCTTAATGAAG GACTTGGCAGATGAACTTGCTCTTGTTGATGTCATCGAAGACAAATTGAAGGGAGAGATGATGGATCTCCAACATGGCAGCCTTTTCCTTAGAACACCAAAGATTGTCTCTGGCAAAG ACTATAATGTAACTGCAAACTCCAAGCTGGTCATTATCACGGCTGGGGCACGTCAGCAAGAAGGAGAAAGCCGTCTTAATTTGGTCCAGCGTAACGTGAACATCTTTAAATTCATCATTCCTAATGTTGTGAAATACAGCCCGAACTGCAAGTTGCTTATTGTTTCAAATCCAG TGGATATCTTGACCTACGTGGCTTGGAAGATAAGTGGTTTTCCCAAAAACCGTGTTATTGGAAGTGGCTGCAATCTGGATTCAGCCCGATTCCGTTACCTGATGGGGGAAAGGCTGGGAGTTCACCCATTAAGCTGTCATGGGTGGGTCCTTGGAGAACATGGAGATTCCAGTG TGcctgtatggagtggaatgaatgttgCTGGTGTCTCTCTGAAGACTCTGCACCCAGATTTAGGGACTGATAAAGATAAGGAACAGTGGAAAGAGGTTCACAAGCAGGTGGTTGAGAG TGCTTATGAGGTGATCAAACTCAAAGGCTACACATCCTGGGCCATTGGACTCTCTGTAGCAGATTTGGCAGAGAGTATAATGAAGAATCTTAGGCGGGTGCACCCAGTTTCCACCATGATTAAG GGTCTTTATGGAATAAAGGATGATGTCTTCCTTAGTGTTCCTTGCATTTTGGGACAAAATGGAATCTCAGACCTTGTGAAGGTGACTCTGACTTCTGAGGAAGAGGCCCGTTTGAAGAAGAGTGCAGATACACTTT GGGATCCAAAAGGAGCTGCAATTTTAAAGTCTTCTGATGTCATATCATTTCACTGTCTAGGCTACAACAGGATTCTAGTTGGAGGTTGTGCATGTTGTCCTTTTTATCTGATCTGTGATTAa
- the LDHC gene encoding L-lactate dehydrogenase C chain isoform X4: MSTVKEQLIEKLIEDDKNSQCKITIVGTGAVGMACAISILLKDLADELALVDVALDKLKGEMMDLQHGSLFFSTSKITSGKDYSVSANSRIVIVTAGARQQEGETRLTLVQRNVAIMKSIIPTIVHYSPDCKILVVSNPVDILTYIVWKISGLPVTRVIGSGCNLDSARFRYLIGEKLGVHPTSCHGWIIGEHGDSSVPLWSGVNVAGVALKTLDPKLGTDSDKEHWKNIHKQVIQRDYME; the protein is encoded by the exons ATGTCAACTGTCAAGGAGCAGCTAATTGAGAAGCTAATTGAGGATGATAAAAACTCCCAGTGTAAAATTACTATTGTTGGAACTGGTGCCGTAGGCATGGCTTGTGCTATTAGTATCTTACTGAAG GATTTGGCTGATGAACTTGCCCTCGTTGATGTTGCATTGGACAAACTGAAGGGAGAAATGATGGATCTTCAGCATGGCAGTCTTTTCTTTAGTACTTCAAAGATTACTTCTGGAAAAG atTACAGTGTATCTGCAAACTCCAGAATAGTTATTGTCACGGCAGGTgcaaggcagcaggagggagaaaCTCGCCTTACCCTGGTCCAACGTAATGTGGCTATAATGAAATCAATCATTCCTACCATAGTCCATTATAGTCCTGATTGTAAAATTCTTGTTGTTTCAAATCCAG tGGATATTTTGACATATATAGTCTGGAAGATAAGTGGCTTACCTGTAACTCGTGTAATTGGAAGTGGTTGTAATCTAGACTCTGCCCGTTTCCGTTACCTAATTGGAGAAAAGTTGGGGGTCCACCCCACAAGCTGCCATGGTTGGATTATTGGAGAACATGGTGATTCTAGTG TGCCCTTatggagtggggtgaatgttgctgGTGTTGCTCTGAAGACTCTGGACCCTAAATTAGGAACGGATTCAGATAAGGAACACTGGAAAAATATCCATAAACAAGTTATTCAAAG